The proteins below come from a single Demetria terragena DSM 11295 genomic window:
- a CDS encoding NUDIX hydrolase: MTIPPGFLALREEASTTLSAWHASSAEQHGLRERYVAHLAEEPAGCWRDGPPIHLTAGVLLLDAAGEHALLTLHPKVGLWLQLGGHLEADDSSLRDAALREGTEESGIDGIVISADPIDLHAHPLGGNFTRCTEHLDVRYAGWAPPGASPVRSDESDDLAWWPVDDLPTKTDPDLSNLVAAARACPRPNTPRST; the protein is encoded by the coding sequence ATGACCATCCCGCCCGGCTTCCTCGCGCTGCGCGAAGAGGCCAGCACGACCCTGTCGGCTTGGCACGCGAGTTCGGCCGAGCAGCATGGGCTGCGGGAGCGTTACGTTGCCCACCTGGCGGAGGAGCCCGCCGGATGCTGGCGAGATGGGCCGCCCATACACCTCACCGCCGGAGTGTTGCTCCTGGACGCTGCGGGCGAGCATGCGCTGTTGACCCTGCACCCCAAGGTCGGGCTCTGGCTTCAACTGGGCGGCCACTTGGAGGCTGACGATTCCTCTCTTCGGGATGCAGCGCTGCGCGAAGGCACCGAAGAGTCAGGCATCGACGGCATCGTCATCTCGGCGGATCCCATCGACCTCCACGCGCACCCGCTGGGAGGCAACTTCACGAGGTGCACCGAGCACCTCGACGTGCGCTACGCCGGATGGGCCCCGCCCGGCGCGTCGCCCGTGCGCTCGGATGAGTCGGACGATCTCGCGTGGTGGCCGGTCGATGACCTGCCGACCAAGACCGACCCGGACCTCAGCAACCTGGTCGCCGCCGCCCGCGCATGCCCACGCCCGAACACGCCGAGGTCGACTTAG
- a CDS encoding M48 family metallopeptidase: MDPLPFDADPAGPPVEIRRSARRKRTVSARMEQGRIIVMVPARLSQREEAKLVKEMVAKVQSQQRRTQRGVSDEVLLTRASQLSRRYLEGRAQPTVVRWVTNQRNRWGSCTPTTGHIRLSARLQTMPRYVIDYVLLHELVHLLVPDHGPRFHALMEAYPDLVRARAFLDGVSHVDQVGIGDGMSQASDEITED, from the coding sequence ATGGACCCGCTGCCCTTCGACGCTGATCCGGCCGGCCCTCCGGTCGAGATCCGACGCAGTGCACGGCGCAAGCGCACGGTCAGCGCCCGCATGGAGCAGGGCCGGATCATTGTGATGGTGCCCGCGCGACTGTCTCAGCGCGAGGAAGCCAAGCTGGTCAAGGAAATGGTCGCCAAGGTGCAGTCCCAGCAACGACGCACGCAGCGGGGCGTCAGCGATGAGGTGTTGCTCACCCGCGCAAGCCAGTTGTCCCGTCGATACCTTGAGGGTCGTGCCCAGCCCACCGTGGTGCGGTGGGTGACTAACCAGCGCAACCGGTGGGGGTCGTGTACCCCCACCACTGGGCACATTCGGCTGTCGGCCCGACTGCAGACCATGCCCAGGTATGTCATCGACTATGTGTTGTTGCACGAGCTCGTACACCTGTTGGTGCCCGACCACGGGCCGCGATTCCACGCACTCATGGAGGCCTATCCCGATCTAGTGCGGGCCCGGGCCTTTCTCGACGGCGTGTCCCACGTGGATCAGGTCGGCATCGGCGACGGGATGTCCCAGGCGTCCGATGAAATCACGGAGGACTAA
- a CDS encoding TOMM precursor leader peptide-binding protein: protein MTSSHPVIPLRTTRSDSTLLVRLPRAPGMLVEGVHDSPARILLGLGATSTLELRALAKHHRTPEAVANILGRLAQAAEESASRHRQLDHVVVTGGGTIAAGLLTLLDGYAATVTPPELADPALIPDHGPLDLVIAVTHEALDLDRCREWLARGVPVLPVVARGDLVVIGPIFMTGCSPCPQCVEMHRHDRDPRRGQLLLSPDPGLHDPEQLQVEPAQNALALGLVATLVRCLAQGIPLPRALSLTVRLPYPEVGHHEWTTHPRCQRCAPQPPSEGRLGGEPKPVPAKG from the coding sequence ATGACGAGCAGCCACCCCGTGATCCCGTTGCGTACTACGCGTAGCGATTCGACGCTGCTGGTGCGGCTCCCCCGCGCTCCGGGAATGCTGGTCGAGGGCGTGCATGACTCGCCTGCACGCATCCTGCTTGGACTCGGCGCGACCTCGACGCTTGAGCTGCGGGCTCTGGCCAAGCATCACCGTACGCCGGAGGCCGTCGCGAACATCTTGGGACGACTAGCGCAGGCCGCCGAGGAGTCCGCTTCGCGCCATCGGCAACTCGACCACGTCGTCGTCACCGGTGGCGGCACAATCGCGGCTGGACTCCTCACCCTGCTCGATGGGTACGCCGCCACAGTCACACCACCAGAGCTCGCCGACCCTGCGCTCATACCCGATCACGGCCCGCTCGATCTGGTGATTGCGGTGACCCATGAAGCCCTCGACCTCGACCGGTGCCGAGAGTGGCTCGCGCGCGGCGTGCCTGTCCTTCCCGTGGTGGCCCGCGGTGACCTGGTGGTGATCGGGCCGATCTTCATGACCGGGTGCTCACCCTGCCCGCAGTGCGTTGAGATGCATCGCCACGATCGCGATCCACGTCGGGGCCAACTCCTTCTCAGCCCTGACCCCGGCCTCCACGATCCCGAACAACTTCAGGTCGAGCCCGCGCAAAACGCGTTGGCCCTTGGGCTGGTGGCCACCCTGGTCCGGTGCCTGGCGCAAGGCATTCCGCTACCCCGAGCACTCTCCTTAACGGTCCGACTGCCCTACCCCGAAGTCGGTCACCACGAATGGACTACTCATCCCCGGTGCCAGCGATGCGCGCCGCAACCACCCTCAGAAGGAAGACTCGGCGGCGAACCTAAACCGGTCCCCGCGAAAGGCTGA
- a CDS encoding GntR family transcriptional regulator, protein MTVRVPRYHVVMGQIADLIGESEAGTQVPTERELALRFETSRTTVRQALAALAADGRIARTQGSGTVVAEPNRVVVHQLTSYHDDLVAQGREPASTIIDVSRVAPDREVAAALGLSTMVYRVERVRHVDGEPLAHEVAYLRGPLPRLRQELERHHSLYVTLRQSYGVEFGRAEDVVESALASPQESALLGVDSGAPMLVVRRTAYGIDGTPVEFTRSAFRGDRFRFAAESSF, encoded by the coding sequence ATGACGGTGCGAGTGCCCCGCTATCACGTCGTCATGGGGCAAATCGCCGATCTCATCGGGGAATCCGAGGCCGGCACGCAGGTTCCCACCGAGCGGGAACTTGCCTTGAGGTTCGAGACGTCGCGGACCACGGTTCGGCAGGCGCTCGCTGCGCTCGCGGCAGACGGACGCATCGCTCGAACGCAGGGAAGCGGGACCGTTGTCGCTGAACCTAATCGCGTTGTCGTGCATCAACTCACCTCGTATCACGACGATCTGGTGGCTCAAGGGCGCGAGCCCGCGAGCACGATCATCGATGTGTCCCGAGTTGCGCCGGATCGGGAAGTGGCGGCCGCGCTCGGGTTGAGCACGATGGTTTATCGAGTGGAGCGGGTTCGCCATGTCGACGGGGAACCGTTGGCCCATGAGGTTGCGTACCTTCGTGGACCGTTGCCGCGCCTGCGGCAGGAGCTTGAGCGGCATCACTCGCTGTACGTCACTCTGAGGCAGTCCTATGGTGTCGAGTTCGGCAGGGCCGAGGATGTCGTGGAGTCAGCGTTGGCCTCGCCGCAGGAGAGCGCTCTGCTTGGCGTCGATAGCGGCGCTCCGATGCTGGTGGTGCGGCGTACCGCCTATGGGATCGACGGCACGCCAGTCGAATTCACCCGGTCAGCCTTTCGCGGGGACCGGTTTAGGTTCGCCGCCGAGTCTTCCTTCTGA
- a CDS encoding SIS domain-containing protein — MSARDHRPGSLMAAEIAEQPTAWRRLLESGASGDSDIARAAALIRAYRPRFVLFVARGTSDHAALYAKYLAEITLQLPCGLVSPSTMTAYGARPDLTGVLMIGVSQSGGSPDLVQALEVARSRGALTVAVTNNGDSPLATAAEAHVHIHAGPERAVAATKSYTCQLLALHLLIAAVRERATPADTLCDAADALIDAESGLATIAQRYRFVSQLVTTGRGYSYPTAREGALKLMETCYISAQAFSGADLLHGPLAMIDPQVPVLTIAADGIGGKAMSQVFPRLAEQHADVFCVGTPAAVAASNVGVALPSNVPEELSPIVEIIPFQQLALHVALARGGNPDSPRGLQKVTETL; from the coding sequence GTGAGCGCGCGCGACCACCGCCCCGGCAGTCTGATGGCCGCAGAGATAGCCGAGCAGCCCACAGCGTGGCGGCGCCTCCTGGAATCCGGTGCGTCCGGCGACAGCGACATCGCTCGAGCAGCCGCACTCATTCGTGCCTATCGACCGCGATTCGTGCTGTTCGTCGCGCGTGGCACCAGCGACCACGCAGCCCTCTACGCGAAGTACCTCGCCGAGATCACCCTGCAACTCCCCTGCGGACTGGTCTCACCATCAACGATGACGGCGTACGGCGCGCGCCCCGACCTCACGGGCGTTCTCATGATCGGGGTTAGCCAATCCGGCGGGTCACCCGATCTGGTGCAGGCCCTCGAGGTTGCCCGCTCTCGCGGCGCCCTGACAGTCGCAGTGACCAACAATGGAGACTCACCGCTGGCCACTGCGGCCGAGGCACACGTGCATATCCACGCCGGACCAGAACGTGCCGTCGCCGCCACCAAGTCCTACACCTGCCAGCTTCTCGCCCTTCACCTGCTCATCGCTGCCGTACGCGAGCGGGCCACCCCCGCCGACACCCTGTGTGACGCCGCCGATGCACTCATCGACGCCGAGTCGGGACTGGCCACGATCGCCCAGCGCTACCGGTTCGTCAGCCAACTCGTCACAACCGGACGGGGCTACTCCTACCCCACCGCGCGGGAGGGTGCCCTGAAGCTCATGGAAACCTGCTACATCTCGGCCCAAGCCTTCTCCGGCGCTGACCTCTTGCACGGACCGCTGGCCATGATCGACCCGCAGGTTCCCGTCCTGACGATCGCCGCTGACGGCATTGGCGGAAAGGCGATGAGCCAGGTTTTTCCGCGCCTGGCCGAGCAACATGCCGATGTCTTCTGCGTCGGAACTCCGGCCGCAGTCGCGGCATCGAACGTGGGAGTCGCGCTACCGTCAAACGTGCCCGAGGAGTTGTCGCCGATTGTGGAGATCATCCCCTTCCAGCAGCTCGCACTTCACGTAGCGCTGGCCCGTGGAGGAAACCCGGATTCGCCACGCGGCCTGCAGAAGGTGACCGAAACCCTATGA
- the nagA gene encoding N-acetylglucosamine-6-phosphate deacetylase: protein MTTNVVQRTTVVSDTVVAGGQVHRPGYVEMDRDTVVDHGSLTGPRDMRAQGSGEHHDLGQSIVVPGFVDMHVHGGGGGAFTSESMTEVRLAAATHRAYGTTALCASLVSATAPVLEAQVARLTDLVAQGELLGIHLEGPWLAPSKRGAHDPGVLRDPDLGEIRRLIDVGQGAIRMVTIAPELPGAIEAIAMLREHGVVAAVGHTDATYDQTRAAIDAGATVGTHLFNAMRPIGHREPGPVVALTEDPRVVVEVIADGVHLHPTMVEQVRHWVGADRMALVTDAMVATGMPDGQYTLGTLEVTVADGVARLTHGDSIAGGTGTTDALFRAAAAPGDISDDERLLDAVRMTSAVPVRALGLAPRDLSIGSPADLVALTPALHVDKVMAGGVWVDTPSATMES, encoded by the coding sequence ATGACCACCAACGTCGTTCAGCGCACGACCGTCGTCTCCGACACAGTGGTTGCCGGGGGCCAGGTCCATCGTCCGGGATACGTCGAGATGGACCGCGACACAGTTGTCGACCACGGATCCCTGACCGGACCCCGCGACATGCGCGCTCAAGGCTCCGGAGAGCACCACGACCTCGGACAGTCCATCGTCGTCCCGGGGTTCGTCGACATGCATGTCCACGGCGGAGGTGGCGGCGCCTTCACCTCTGAGTCGATGACCGAGGTGCGACTGGCCGCTGCGACACATCGCGCGTACGGCACCACGGCATTGTGCGCGAGCCTGGTCAGCGCGACCGCTCCAGTCTTGGAAGCGCAGGTCGCTCGCCTTACGGACCTCGTCGCTCAGGGCGAGCTCCTTGGCATCCACCTCGAAGGCCCGTGGCTCGCGCCCTCGAAGCGTGGAGCCCACGACCCGGGAGTGCTGCGCGACCCGGACCTGGGAGAGATTCGTCGACTCATTGACGTTGGCCAAGGGGCGATCCGCATGGTCACCATCGCACCCGAACTTCCGGGTGCGATCGAGGCCATCGCGATGCTCCGTGAGCACGGCGTGGTGGCGGCCGTGGGTCATACCGACGCGACCTACGACCAGACGAGAGCCGCCATCGACGCTGGCGCCACCGTCGGCACCCACCTGTTCAACGCGATGCGCCCGATCGGGCACCGGGAACCTGGTCCCGTCGTCGCCCTAACCGAAGACCCCCGCGTGGTGGTGGAGGTCATCGCCGATGGCGTACATCTCCATCCGACCATGGTCGAGCAGGTCCGGCACTGGGTTGGGGCCGACCGGATGGCGCTGGTGACCGACGCGATGGTCGCGACCGGCATGCCTGATGGGCAATACACCCTGGGGACCTTGGAGGTCACGGTCGCCGACGGGGTTGCCCGGCTCACCCACGGCGACTCGATCGCGGGAGGCACCGGCACCACCGATGCACTCTTCCGCGCTGCCGCGGCTCCGGGCGACATTAGCGACGACGAGCGCCTGTTGGATGCGGTCCGCATGACCTCCGCAGTGCCCGTACGCGCCCTTGGCCTCGCCCCACGCGATCTGTCAATCGGGTCACCGGCGGACCTCGTAGCCCTCACCCCCGCACTTCACGTCGACAAGGTGATGGCCGGTGGGGTTTGGGTTGACACCCCATCAGCGACAATGGAGTCATGA
- a CDS encoding ABC1 kinase family protein, with protein MTDLPRGAFRRSARLASIPLGIAGRAALGIGKRATGQPAAQVSAEMQARTAAQVFEVLGSLKGGALKFGQALSMFESAVPEELAEPYRATLVKMQEAAPPMAPETARATLRADLGDDWEQLFTEFSDEPAAAASIGQVHRAVWSDGREVAVKVQYPGAAKALISDLNQVTRVARVSAGWVPGLDLQPVLDELNGRMAEELDYHLEAYSQEQMADAYAGDPTICVPNVLMAAEHVIVSEWVEGRPLSDIIAHGTPAERNVAAERYLEFIISAPSRSGLLHADPHPGNFRMLEDGRLGVLDLGAVSRLPDGLPTALGELVTLALRDDADGVLEILREEGFVRSSIDVDAEDLLAYLGRFLEPLREDSFHFTRSWLRGIFAYINDPLGQDFAVGLRLNLPPQYLLIHRSWMGALAVLCQMDATASPRSIIDAHVPGAALPALD; from the coding sequence ATGACCGACCTACCGCGCGGAGCATTCCGTCGATCCGCACGGCTCGCCTCCATCCCGCTCGGCATCGCTGGCCGCGCCGCACTGGGGATCGGCAAGAGAGCAACTGGCCAGCCGGCCGCGCAGGTATCAGCCGAAATGCAAGCACGCACGGCAGCGCAGGTCTTCGAGGTTCTCGGAAGCCTTAAAGGCGGGGCATTGAAGTTCGGCCAAGCACTGTCCATGTTTGAGTCCGCGGTCCCCGAAGAACTCGCCGAGCCCTATCGCGCCACGCTGGTGAAGATGCAGGAAGCCGCACCCCCCATGGCGCCCGAGACAGCAAGAGCCACGCTGCGCGCGGACTTAGGCGATGACTGGGAACAACTGTTCACCGAATTCTCCGACGAGCCAGCCGCGGCGGCATCGATCGGCCAAGTGCACCGCGCCGTGTGGTCAGACGGACGCGAGGTCGCCGTCAAGGTGCAATATCCAGGTGCCGCCAAGGCGCTCATCTCCGACCTCAACCAAGTGACACGAGTAGCGCGAGTCAGTGCCGGCTGGGTTCCCGGCCTGGATCTGCAGCCGGTCCTGGACGAACTCAATGGGCGCATGGCCGAGGAACTCGACTACCACCTTGAGGCGTACTCCCAAGAGCAGATGGCCGACGCCTATGCCGGCGATCCGACCATCTGCGTCCCCAACGTGCTCATGGCCGCCGAACACGTCATCGTGTCCGAATGGGTCGAGGGCAGGCCGCTTTCCGACATCATCGCCCACGGGACCCCGGCCGAGCGCAACGTGGCCGCTGAGCGCTATCTCGAGTTCATCATCAGCGCGCCCTCCCGCTCTGGCCTGCTGCATGCGGATCCCCACCCGGGCAACTTCCGCATGCTTGAGGACGGACGCCTTGGCGTTCTCGATCTCGGAGCGGTCAGCCGCCTCCCTGACGGACTGCCTACTGCCCTAGGTGAACTCGTGACGCTTGCGTTGCGTGACGACGCAGACGGAGTCTTGGAGATCCTGCGTGAGGAGGGTTTCGTACGCTCCAGCATCGACGTCGACGCCGAAGACTTGCTGGCCTACTTGGGCCGCTTCCTCGAGCCGTTGCGCGAGGACTCATTCCACTTCACCCGTTCGTGGCTGCGGGGCATTTTCGCCTACATCAACGATCCGCTCGGTCAGGACTTTGCGGTGGGCCTGCGGCTCAACCTTCCCCCGCAGTATCTGCTCATACACCGATCCTGGATGGGCGCCCTTGCAGTGCTGTGCCAGATGGATGCCACGGCATCACCCCGGTCGATCATCGATGCTCACGTTCCCGGCGCAGCGCTACCCGCCCTCGACTAA
- a CDS encoding WhiB family transcriptional regulator, producing MIMLTDLIDRAEQARELGHQMPCQVNDPELWFADRPADVEFAKALCATCPLQQACLSGAQEREEPWGVWGGELFERGVVIPRKRPRGRPRKNPVAA from the coding sequence ATGATCATGCTGACCGACCTGATCGATCGGGCCGAACAGGCCCGTGAACTCGGGCATCAGATGCCGTGCCAAGTCAACGACCCCGAGCTGTGGTTCGCTGACCGCCCGGCAGATGTCGAGTTCGCGAAGGCGCTCTGCGCTACCTGCCCCTTGCAGCAAGCGTGTCTGAGCGGCGCCCAAGAGCGGGAAGAACCGTGGGGCGTCTGGGGCGGCGAACTCTTCGAGCGAGGAGTTGTCATCCCTCGCAAGCGTCCGCGCGGTCGTCCGCGCAAGAACCCTGTGGCCGCATAG